Proteins from a single region of Flavobacterium sp. YJ01:
- a CDS encoding Gfo/Idh/MocA family oxidoreductase produces MLWGTFASAQMIKTKTPARAKGQTDVLRLAAPAIPTVRVAFIGLGMRGPGAVERMTHIPGVEIVALCDMTQENTAKSNEILTKAGFPKAQEFYGDENAWRKVTALPNVDLVYVATDWLHHASIGVQAMKDGKHVAIEVPGALTMKEIWELIDTSEKTRKHCMQLENCVYDFFELTTLNMAQQGVFGEILHAEGSYIHGLQPFWGEYWNNWRMDYNIKHRGDVYATHGMGPACQALNIHRGDKMNFLVSMDTKAVGNPAYIKEKSGKEIKDFRNGDHTMTMIRTENGKTIQIQHDVTSPRPYSRMYQLSGTKGFANKYPLEGYALDGKELSDDVKPNHEKLSAHSFVPADVKKALMEKYKHPIAKGIEEQAKKVGGHGGMDFIMDYRLIYCLQKGLPLDMDVYDLAEWSCLGPLTEISLDNNSAPVEIPDFTRGGWNKLKKLEFSE; encoded by the coding sequence ATGTTGTGGGGAACTTTTGCATCGGCTCAAATGATAAAAACAAAAACTCCTGCAAGAGCTAAAGGTCAAACCGATGTTTTGCGTTTGGCTGCGCCAGCAATTCCAACTGTTCGTGTTGCTTTTATCGGACTTGGTATGCGCGGTCCGGGAGCAGTTGAACGTATGACACATATTCCAGGTGTAGAAATTGTGGCGTTATGCGATATGACTCAAGAAAACACTGCAAAATCAAATGAAATTTTAACTAAAGCTGGTTTTCCAAAAGCACAAGAATTTTACGGAGATGAAAATGCTTGGAGAAAAGTAACCGCTTTACCAAACGTAGATTTAGTATATGTTGCGACTGACTGGCTTCATCACGCTTCAATTGGTGTTCAAGCCATGAAAGATGGAAAACACGTTGCAATTGAAGTTCCAGGTGCTTTGACTATGAAAGAAATCTGGGAACTTATTGATACTTCTGAAAAAACTCGTAAACATTGTATGCAATTGGAAAATTGCGTTTACGATTTCTTTGAATTGACGACTTTAAATATGGCACAACAAGGTGTTTTTGGAGAAATTCTTCACGCTGAAGGTTCTTATATTCATGGTTTACAACCATTTTGGGGAGAATATTGGAACAACTGGAGAATGGATTACAACATCAAACACCGTGGAGATGTTTACGCTACACACGGAATGGGACCAGCTTGTCAGGCATTAAACATTCACCGTGGAGACAAAATGAATTTCTTGGTTTCTATGGATACAAAAGCGGTTGGAAATCCTGCTTATATTAAAGAAAAATCTGGAAAAGAAATTAAAGATTTTAGAAATGGAGATCATACAATGACCATGATTCGTACTGAAAACGGAAAAACAATTCAAATTCAGCACGATGTAACTTCTCCTCGTCCGTATAGCAGAATGTACCAATTGAGCGGTACAAAAGGTTTTGCAAACAAATATCCGTTAGAAGGTTATGCTTTAGACGGGAAAGAGTTAAGTGATGATGTAAAACCAAATCACGAAAAATTAAGCGCGCACTCTTTTGTTCCTGCAGATGTTAAAAAAGCGTTGATGGAAAAATACAAACACCCAATTGCAAAAGGAATTGAAGAACAAGCTAAAAAAGTTGGCGGTCACGGAGGAATGGACTTCATTATGGATTACAGATTAATTTACTGCTTACAAAAAGGACTTCCTTTAGATATGGATGTTTACGATTTAGCGGAATGGTCTTGCCTTGGTCCATTAACTGAAATTTCATTAGACAATAATTCTGCTCCTGTTGAAATTCCAGATTTCACTCGCGGCGGATGGAATAAATTGAAAAAATTAGAGTTTTCAGAATAA